A genomic window from Pecten maximus chromosome 6, xPecMax1.1, whole genome shotgun sequence includes:
- the LOC117329980 gene encoding protein piccolo-like, whose translation MPRVPQTRVPQKRVPQTRVQQTRAPQTRAPQTRVPQTRVPQTRVPQTRYHRQENHAKGTTNKGTTEKGTTDKGTTDKGTTDKGTTDKGTTLKGTTDKGTTDKGITDKGTTLKGTTDKGTTDKGITDKGTTDKGTTDKITMARVPQKKGPQTREPQTRVPHSMVAKKQVPQTRIKQTRAPQTRVPQPMVPQPRVPQPRVPQPRVQQTRVPQTRAPQTRAPQTRSALMWK comes from the coding sequence ATGCCAAGGGTACCACAAACAAGGGTACCACAGAAAAGGGTACCACAGACAAGGGTACAACAGACAAGGGCACCACAGACAAGGGCACCACAGACAAGGGTACCACAGACAAGGGTACCACAGACAAGGGTACCACAGACAAGGTACCACAGACAAGAGAACCATGCCAAGGGTACCACAAACAAGGGTACCACAGAAAAGGGTACCACAGACAAGGGCACCACAGACAAGGGCACCACAGACAAGGGCACCACAGACAAGGGTACCACACTCAAAGGTACCACAGACAAGGGTACCACAGACAAGGGAATCACAGACAAGGGTACCACACTCAAGGGTACCACAGACAAGGGTACCACAGACAAGGGTATCACAGACAAGGGTACCACAGACAAGGGTACCACAGACAAGATAACCATGGCAAGAGTACCACAGAAAAAGGGACCACAGACAAGGGAACCACAGACAAGGGTACCACACTCAATGGTAGCAAAGAAACAGGTACCACAGACAAGGATAAAACAGACAAGGGCACCACAGACAAGGGTACCACAGCCAATGGTACCACAGCCAAGGGTACCACAGCCAAGGGTACCTCAGCCAAGGGTACAACAGACAAGGGTACCACAGACAAGGGCACCACAGACAAGGGCACCACAGACAAGGTCAGCACTTATGTGGAAATGA